The genomic window GTCCGTGAGCGGCTCGCCGGCCAGGAAGAAGGTCTTCTTCTGCTTGGCGAAGTCGGTCAGCGCCAGGCCGATGTTGGACAGGAAGCCGCCCATCAGCACGTCCACCTTCTCGCGCGAGAGCAGCTCCTCGGCGGCGCGCACGGCCTCGCCGGGGTTGGCGTTGTCGTCGCGGATCACCAGCTCGACCTTGCGGCCCAGCAGGCCGCCGGAGGCGTTGATCTCGTCGACCGCCAGCTCCATGCCCTTGCGGTAGGGCTCCAGGAACGCGGGCTGCGCCTTGTAGCTGTTGATCTCGCCGATCTTGAGCGTACCCTGGGCCTGGGCGCTTGCGGCCAGCACCAGACCCGCGGCTCCGGCCAGCAGGGCGCGGCGCCGGGCGTTCATCTTGAATTTCGACATGCTCGTTCCTTCCTTGGTTGATTCAGTCGTCAAACACACGTTTTCAGGGACTGCCTGGCCTACCTCAAACCGTCTTCACCCTTGATCTCGCCCACCTGCAGGCCGCCGATGCGCGGCAGCGGGCGCCCGCTGTCGGTCACGGCCACGGCCACCACGATCTCATGGGCGCGCGGCGCGTCGGACACGCGCGCCTCGATGGCGTCGAAGTGGCTGCGCACGAAGGCGGCGTCCTTGTGGCCCAGGGGCACGTCCACGGCCGTGCCCAGGCCACCGCGCTTCTTGGCCGAGGGCACCAGCGCGGCACCTTTCTCGACCGCCTTGCGCAGCGGCGCGCCCAGCTTGGGGTGCAACACCGCGGCGGCATGCTCCAGCTCGCCGGCCTCGCCGACGATGGCGGCCTTGCCGTAACTCTGGGCCTGGCCAGGCGCGATGCCCAGGGCGGCCACGCATTTCTGCCCCAGCAGCGCGCCCAGTTCCTCGCCGATGTCGATCAGGGCGTCCAGCTTGGGCTCGTAGCGCCCGGCATAGGGGTTCTCGATCACGGCCATCGCCAGCGCGCGGCGCGTGGGCGGGTTGACGGCCTGGCCCATCTCGATGCGGGTCTCGTCGACCTGCACCAGCAGTTTGCGAATCTTTGCAGCCATGGTGTTCCTCGTTCTCGATCGGTCGGGTCAGCGCAGGCCGTCCCACTTGGAAATGTCGGCGGCCTTGAGCCCCCCCACCCGCGCGTGTACGCGCGGGCCGCAGGACATGGCCAGCACATAGACCACTTCGTCGGCCAGGGGGCTGCCGGGCACGCGCGCCTCGATGGCGTCGAAATGGCTGCGCACGTAGCTGGCGTTGATGTGGGTCAGGGGCACATCGAGCGTGCAGCCGGGTGGGCCGACCTTCTTGGTCGAGGGCACGATGGACAGCGCGTTGCCGGGCTGGCCGGTCTTCGCCTCGCCCCGGCCCTGCATGTAGGCCACGCGGTCGCCGCTCCAGCCCAGCAGCTCGCGCATGGCGTAGCCGCCGGGCACGTGCCACAAGGCGCCGTGCTCCAGCTCGCCGGCGGCGCCCACGATGGCGCCCTTGCCGTAGCTTTCGATGCGCTCGGCCGGCACCGCCATGGCCGCCAGCAGCTGGTGCGCCATCTGCGTGCCGACGGCATTGAGCACCTCCATCATGGGCAGGATGTCGGCCTCGTAACGGCCGGCAAACGGGTTGGCGAGCACGGCGGCGATGAAGCCGCGCCGCAGCGGCTGGGCCGCCGGCGGACCGAACTCGTGGAAGATGTCTTCCACGTGCGTGAAGGTTCTTCGAATCTCGATCATGCGGTCTCCAGCAGCATGCGCTGCGCGGGCCCCGGCGCCGTGGCGCCAAGAGGCAAAAAACGCGCCGGGCCGCCGTCGGTTGACGCGGCCCAGCCCTGGCACGTGATTACACACGAAACGATGTGGCCCGCGTCACGCCATTGCAGCGCCTTGGCGCAGCCTGCCGCCAACGCCGCCTGGGCCTGGGCTGGCGTCAGTGGCGGCACCTGCACGGTCACCGGGATGGCACCCAGGTCGCTGTCGTCGCGGATGGCGTTGGCCGGCCGGCGCACGATGCCAGCGTGCGGCACATCCACGGCGTTGCCGACGACGGTGGCCGCCGCGTCGGCCTGGGCCGCGGTGGCGGCCAGCACGGTCACGCTGTCGGCAATGCCCAGCGAGAAGCTGCGCCCCTTCCAGCCGCTGGTGGCCACGCCGCGCACGGGGCTGTCATGGGCCACGTCAAGCACGCCATCGACCTCCAGCCCCGGCGCGGCCAGGGCGCGCGGCCACCGGTCCAGGTCGGCGAACAGGCCGACGCGGAAACGCTCGCCGGGCGTCAGGTGCAGGGCGATGTCGCCGCCATCGTTGACCCACGCGCGGCGCACGCCCGGCCGTTGGTAGGCCGCCACCAGCTCCTGCGCCACCGCGCCGGCCACGGCCGCCATCGGGGTGATGTACACATCGCGATAGGGCCGCACCGCCTGCCACATGCGGCGCGCCACCACGCCCCGCACCGGACACTCGCCATGCACCGGCGCGCGCAAGGCCGGCAACTCGTCCACCAGCTCCTGCAGCAGGCCGCGAAAGCGCTGCCACGCGGCTTCGTGCGCCTGCTGCACGGCGGCCGGCTCGCCGTCGGCGCCGATGACGATGTCCATCGGCCCGTGCTGCAGGTGCAGACGGCCGTCGCCCAGAAGCATGCGCTGCGCACCCATGGTTCAACCCAGCTGCGGCGGATGGCCCAGCGGCCAGGGATTGGCGGGGTTGCCGGCCGCCCACGCGCGGCGCGTGGGGGCGCCGTCGTTGTGCCAGGCTCCCGTGCGCAGCACGTCCTCCAGCGAGCGCACGTGCCTGAGGTGCCCGCCCAACGCCGCGTAGTCGTCGCGGCGCATGCTGAACTCGATGGGCGCCACGATGGCCGGCGTGGGCACGGTGCCGAAGCTGCGCTCGGGCATGCGCATCACGTCCACCATCACGGTGATGCCGCCGCCCGGCCACACATAGGCGGGCGCGCCGCCGCAGGTGACGTTGACCAGGGCGTTCTTGATGGCGCGCGTGAGCAACACCGGGTTTTCGGTGGCGCCGGCGCGCAGGCTGCCGCCGGCGCCGCCCAGAAACAGCACGGTGGTGAGCGAGGGCTCGCAGTTCTCGCCGATGCGGTCGACCACCGCGCGCACCGCATCGGGCATGGGCTGCTCGCGCGGCACCAGCTGCTCGTCCAGCACGTACCAGGCGGCATGCTCGCCGGTGGTCGAGGTCATCAGCAGGCGCAGGCCGGGCCAGCCCTGTTTGGCGTCCCAGGGGTCGAGCACCGTCAGCGGGTCGGCAATGGAGGTGCCGCCCCAGCCGGTGCCGGGGTTGGCGACCTGGAAGTAGCGCCCGGGCGTGGACTTGCGCCCGCGCATGGCGATGCCCGAGGGCCGCATGTCCAGACAGCGGCCGGCCTGGTGCTCGGTCAGCACGCCGGTGATGTGGTCGTCCACCACCACCACCTCGTCGGCGTGGCCGTACAGCTGCTTGGCGAAGATGCCCACCGTGGCCGAGCCGCAGCCCACGCGCATGCGCTGCTCCTGCACGCCGTTGACGATGGGCGCCCGCCCGGCCTGGATGACGAGCTGCGCGCCGCCGTCGATCGACAGCTCCATGGCCTGCCGGTTGCCCAGCTGCTCCATCATCTCGACGGTGACGCGGCCTTCCTTCTTGCTGCCGCCCGTCAGGTGGTGCACGCCGCCCAGCGACAGCATCTGCGAGCCGTATTCGGCCGTGGTGACGTGGCCCACCACCTCGCCCTTGCAGCGCACGTTGGCCTGCTCGGGGCCCAGGTAGCGGTCGGTGTCGATCTTGACCTTGAGGCTGCAGTAGCTGAAGATACCCTCGGTCACCACCGTCACCATGTCCACGCCCTGCACCTGCGAGCCGACGATGAAGGGCGCCGGCTTGTAGTCGGGGTAGGTGGTGGACGAGCCCACGCCGGTGACGAAGACCTCGTCGGCGCGCAGCAGCGCGCCGTCCCAGTCCGGCGCCTGCGACACGTCCTGCGCCGCCTCGCCCTCGCCCGTGTCCTGCTGCACCACCCGGCCGCTGAACTGCACCAGCGGCGCGCGCTGCTCGTCCACGGTCTTGCGCAGCAGCAGCACCGGGTCGACCCGGATCAGCACGCCGCCCTGGTTGGCGTAGCGGTCGCAGGCGCCGGTGCGGCCCTCGGCGATCTGGCACAGGATGGGGCATGCGTTGCACTCGACCTTGGTGGCCGCCATGCGCTCGTTGCGCGGGCGGGCGCGCTCCAGCACCTGCGGCTCGGGGGCTTCGGGCAAGCCATCGGTTCGTGTGTGTTCGGTCATCTCGCTGTGCTGTGGAACGGTTGCATCCGACCTGGCGGCCACGCCAATTTAATGGAGCAGACACCGAATCAACATGGAGTAAACCCTGAATCAAATCCGGAATTTTTCGTGTAGTCTTTTCCGAATGAAAAGGCCATCGCCGCCCCACGCAAGCCAGTCCCCCATCCGGCCGGCCTCGGCCCGCGCATCATGAGTGCCTTCATCGAGGAGCGCGTGCTCACCGTCCGGCACTGGACCGACCGGCTGTTCAGCTTCACCACCACGCGCGACGCGGCGCTGCGTTTTTCCAACGGCCACTTCACCATGATCGGCCTGCGCATCGACGCCAAGCCGCTGCTGCGCGCCTACAGCATCGCATCGCCCAACTACGAGGACCACCTGGAGTTCCTCAGCATCAAGGTGGAGGACGGCCCGCTCACCTCGCGCCTGCAGCACATCCAGCCGGGCGACACCATCGTGGTCGGGCGCAAGCCCACCGGCACCCTGGTGGTGGACTACCTGCTGCCCGGCAAGCGGCTGTACCTGTTTTCCACCGGCACGGGGCTGGCGCCTTTCATGAGCATCATCCGCGACCCGGAGAGCTACGAGAAGTTCGAGCAGATCATCCTGGTGCACGGCGTGCGCACCGCGGGCGAGCTGGCCTATCACGACGTGATCGTCGATCACCTGCCGCGGCACGAGTTCCTGGGCGACATGATCGCCAGCCAGCTGCGGTACTACCCCACCGTCACGCGCGAGGACTTTCGCAACGTCGGGCGCATCCCCGACCTGATCGAATCGGGCAAGCTGTTTGCCGACCTGGACGTGCCGCCGCTGGACGCCGCGCACGACCGCGCCATGATCTGCGGCAGCCCGGCCATGCTCAAGGACCTGCGGCACCTGCTGGAGGCGCGCGGCTTTGCGGAGGGCAACACCTCGCGCCCGGGCAGCTTCGTCATCGAACGGGCCTTTGCCGAGTCATGAAGACCAACCTGGCCATTGTCCCCACGCGGCCGGCCGCCGCACGGCCGGGCCCCCGCGGCCTGGCCAAGCCCGGCCGCAAGGCCGGCGTGCGCGAGCAGGCGGCGCAGGAGACGCAGGACGCCATCCTGCGCGCGGCCACGCGCATCTTTTCCAAGCACGGGTTCTCGGGCGGGCGCATCGACCAGATCTCCAAGGCGGCCGGCTCGCACGACCGCATGATCTACTATTACTTCGGGAGCAAGGAAGGCCTGTACATCGCGGTGCTTGAAGACCTCTATCGGCGCTTCAACGAAGCCGAGGCGGCCCTCAAGATCGACGCCACGCATCCCGAGCAGGCGCTGGTGGCCGTGATCGGCTTCATCTGGAACTACTACCAGCGCAAGCCCGAGTTCATCACCCTGCTGAACGACGAGAACCTGCACCACGGCAAGCACATCGCCAAGTCGCTGCGGGCGCATGACTATTCGTCGCCCGCCACGCAGATCATCGACTCGGTGCTGGCCAGCGGCGTGGCCCAGGGCCTGTTTCGCCCCGGCCTGTCGGCGCGCGACGTCTACCTGATGATCGCCAGCCTGAATTATTTCTATCTTTCCAACCGCCACACGCTTTCGGCCTTCTTCGGCAGCAAGCTGGACAGCAGCGAGGCGCTGCAGCACTGGCACGCCTTCGTCGTCGACGCCGTGCTGCGCGCCGTCAAGCCCTGAACCCCCACGAAACAGGAGATCGCCATGGCAGAAGTCGCCACCACCGAAAAGTCCGGCAAGGTCGTCATCCAGAACATCGGCCTGCTGCTGTCGGGCGACATCGACCGGCCCATCCTGGACGCCGACACCCTCGTGGTGCAGGACGGCCTGATCGCCGCCGTGGGCCGGCAGGCCGACTGCAACCTGGAGGGCGCCCGCCACACCATCGACGCGCGCCGCACCTGCGTGGCCCCGGGCCTGATCGACAGCCACGTGCACCCGGTGTTCGGCGACTGGACGCCGCGGCAAAACCAGCTCGGCTGGATCGAATCGACCCTGAACGGCGGCGTCACCACCATGATCTCGGCTGGCGAGGTGCACCTGCCCGGCCGCCCGAAAGACGTGGTGGGCCTGAAGGCCCTGGCCATTACGGCGCAGCGGGCGTTCGACAACTTTCGCCCCGGCGGGGTGAAGGTGCTGGCCGGCGCGCCGGTGATCGAAAAAGGCATGGTCGAGCAGGACTTCAAGGACCTGGCCGACGCCGGCGTCAAGCTGCTGGGCGAGGTGGGCCTGGGCTCGGTCAAGGCCGGCGAGGAGGCCGGGCAGATGGTAGCCTGGGCGCGCAAGTACGGTATCCAGAGCACCATCCACACGGGCGGGCCCTCCATTCCCGGCTCTGGCCTGATCGACAAGGACGTGGTGCTGGCGGCCGACGCCGACATCATCGGCCACATCAACGGCGGCCACACCGCCCTGCCCTGGAAGCACGTGTGCGAGCTGTGCGAGAAGTCCAGCCGCGCCATCGAGCTGGTGCACAACGGCAACGAAAAAATCGCCATCGAGGCCGCGCGCGCCGCCATCGAGCTGAAATGCCCGCACCGCGTCATCCTGGGCACCGACGGGCCGGCCGGCTCGGGCGTGCAGCCGCTGGGCATCCTGCGCATGATCGCGCTGATCTCCAGCTTTGCCGGCATCCCGGCCGAGGTGGTGTTCGGCTTTGCCACCGGCAACACGGCGCGCATGCGCCAGCTCAACTGCGGCCTGATCGAGGTGGGCCGGGCGGCCGACTTGGTCTTCATGGACAAGGCCCAGCACAGCGCCGGGCGCGACCTGCTGGACAGCGTTCAGCTGGGCGACATTCCGGGCATCGGCATGGTCATGATCGACGGCCTGGTGCGCTGCGGGCGCAGCCGCAACACGCCGCCGGCCACCGAGGTGCCGGTGGTGCTTTAACGCGGCGCGTCAGCGCGAATCCAGCCGCTGCAGCAAGGCCTCGAAGGCCTCGTCCGGCGCCTGCGTGTTGTCGTACAGCAGCAGCTCGGGATACTGCGCCGCCTCGGGCATGAACAGGCGCGTGCGGTAATCGTCCCAGTGCGCCAGCTTCCAGGCGTCGTTGGGGTTGCCGCGCGCCTGGATGCGCCGGCGCGCCTCATCTTCTTGCAGGTGCACCCACACCACGCGCACCACCACGTCATCCGCCACGCCCAGCCAGGCCCGGTCGGCCAGCTGGTGCGCGCGCACCTCGCGCGAGAGCGGGCCGACCACGATGCAGTTCACGCCCAGCGCCAGATTCTCGCGCGCCGTGTTCAACAGGCCCGCGTACTCGGGGCCGCGCAGGTGCTGCAGGTACAGGGGGCTGTCGCGGTCGTTGGCGTCGCCCGTCAGCACCCCCATCACGGCGCTGCTGTAGCCGCCGTACAGCGTGTCCTTGTCCAGCAGGCAAAACGACTCGCTGCTGCGCCGGTGCAGCAGCGGCAACGCGCGCTTGGCCAGGGTGGTCTTGCCGGTGCCGGCATGGCCGCAGAAGAAGATGAGACGGGGCATGTGGCAAGCATAGCCGCAGGCAGGCCGCCGCGGCACCCGGCTACGCGTGCAGGCGCGAGTTGCGCGGCAGGTGCGCCATCAAGAACTCCATCTGGTCGGCCAGGATGCGGCGGTTGCGCAGGATGAAGTCTTCCCACAGGCTGGGCACGTAGGGCGCGTACAGCAGCGGCATGCGCGCCTGCTCGGGCGTGCGGTCGCTCTTGCGGTGGTTGCAGGCGCGGCAGGCGGTGACCACGTTCATCCAGTGGTCGCGCCCGCGCTGCGCCAGCGGGGTGATGTGCTCGCGGGTCAGCTCGGTCTCGTGGAAGTGCCCGCCGCAGTAGGCGCACACGTTGCGGTCGCGCGCGAACAGCTTGGCGTTGGTCAGGCCCGGGCGCAGGTCGAAGGGGTTGATGTTGGGCACGCCGCGCGTGCCGATGATGCTGTTGACCTCGATCACCGACTGCTGGCCGGTGACGGCGTTGTACCCGCCGTGAAACACCGCGATGGAGCCGCCGGCCTCCCATCGCACCTCTTCGGCGGCGTAATGAATCACCGCCTGTTCCAGCGAAATCCACGATTGCGGCAGCCCCTGGGCCGACAGCTTGAGCACCTTCACAAAACGACTCCTGATGCGGAACCCCTGTGTGTGGCCAGCGTTGCCAGCGCCGGCCGCCCTGCGCCTTCGAAATCCGGAATGCGCGCAGGCAATATACTCTTTTTTTTGATGGGATTTGACCGTCTGGCGCGGGTGCAGCTTGCGCCAGACGCTATCAATTCAATAATCCATGAAGATTTTTCGCGGCCTGCGCCACCCCGGCATCGCGCCGGGCTGCGCGCTCACCATCGGCAACTTCGACGGCGTGCACCGCGGCCACCAAGCCATGCTGGCGCTGCTGCGCGGCGAGGCGGCGCAGCGTGGCGTGCAAAGCTGCGTGATGACCTTCGAGCCGCACCCGCGCGACCACTTTGCCGCGCTGCTGAACAAGCCCGAGCTGGCGCCGGCGCGCATCGTCACCTTTCGCGACAAGCTGGCCGAGCTGGCGCGCTGCGGCATCGAGCAGACCATCGTGCTGCCCTTCAACGCGCGCCTGGCCGCCCAGCCGCCCGAGGCCTTCATCGACGACATGCTGGTGCGCGGCCTGGGCGTGCGCTATGTGCTGGTGGGCGACGATTTCCGCTTCGGCGCCAAGCGCGCGGGCGACTACGCCATGCTGGACGCGGCGGGCCAGCAGCGGGGCTTCGACGTGGCACGCATGCAAAGCTACGAGGTGCATGGCGTGCGCGTGTCCAGCACCGCCGTGCGCGCGGCGCTGGCCGAAGGCCGCATGCAGGATGCCGCCGCGCTGCTGGGCCGCCCCTACGCCATCAGCGGCCACGTGGTGCATGGGCGCCACCTGGGCCGCAAGCTGGGCGAAAGCGCGGCGGGCCGCGCCGACGGCTTTCGCACGCTGAACCTGCGCTTTTCGCGCCGCGCGCATGCGTGGAAGCCCGCCGCCAGCGGCATCTTCGTGGTGCGCGTGCATGGCCTGGGCGCGTCCCCGCTGCCCGGCGTGGCCAACCTGGGCGTGCGCCCCTCGCTGGACGCGCACGACGTCAACGGCGGGCGTGTGCTGCTGGAGACGCACTGCCTGCAGTGGCCCGAGCACCTGGGCACCGAGGGGGCCTACGGTAAAATCATCCGCGTGGAACTGCTGCACAAACTGCACGACGAGTTGCGCTATCACAGCCTGGCGGCACTGACCGAGGGCATCGCGCGCGACCTGCAGGACGCCCGCGCCTGGCTGGCCGCCCACTCGGCGCGAATTTGAAGGGGCCGCGGGCCCCGCTCTCGCCTGCCAGCACGGCTTGCGGCCCCGCACCCTGCCCCACTCCTACTTCAATAGCTGCTCGCGCAAGCTGGGTGCTGGCCAAAGCCCTATTTGATTCGAAATACCGCACGCCATGAGCTCCGAGAACAAGACCGACTACCGCAGCACGCTGAACCTGCCCGACACACCCTTCCCCATGCGGGGCGATCTGCCCAAGCGCGAGCCGGGCTGGGTGCAGCAATGGGACGAGCAAGGCCTGTACAAGCGCCTGCGCGCGGCCCGCGCCGGCCGCGAAAAATTCATCCTGCACGACGGCCCGCCCTACGCCAACGGCACGCTGCACGCCGGCCACGCGGTCAACAAGATCCTCAAGGACATGATCGTCAAGACGCGCCAGCTCATGGGCATGGACGCGCACTACGTGCCGGGCTGGGACTGCCACGGCCTGCCGATCGAAAACCAGATCGAAAAGCAGTTTGGCCGCAACCTGAGCCGCGACGAGATGCAGGCCAAGGGCCGCGCCTACGCCACCGAGCAGATCGCCCTGCAGATGAAGGACTTCAAGCGCCTGGGCGTGCTGGGCGAGTGGGACAACCCCTACAAGACGATGAACTTCGCCAACGAGGCGGGCGAGCTGCGGCTGTTCAAGCGCCTCGTCGAGCGCGGCTTCGTCTACCGGGGCCTCAAGCCCGTGTACTGGTGCTTCGACTGCGGCTCGGCGCTGGCCGAGGCCGAGATCGAATACCAGGACAAGAAGAGCCACACCGTCGATGTCGCCTTCGAAGCCGCCGAGCCCGACAAGCTCGCCGCCGCCTTCGGCCTGCCCAAGTTGGGCAAACCCGCCTTCCTCGTCATCTGGACCACCACCGCCTGGACCATCCCGGCCAACCAGGCACTCAACCTGGGCCCGCAGATCGACTACGCGCTGGTCGATACCCCCAAGGGCCTGCTGGTGCTGGCCGCGGCCCGGGTCGAGGACTGCCTCAAGCGCTACGAAATCGATGGCAAGGTCGTCGCCACGGCCAAGGGCGAGAAGCTGGCGGGCCTGAACTTCAAGCACCCCTTGTACGACGTGGACGCCGGCTACCGCCGCCTGTCGCCCGTCTACCTGGCCGACTACGCCACCGACACCGACGGCACCGGCAGCGTGCACTCGGCGCCCGCCTACGGCGTGGAGGACTTCAACTCCTGCGTGGCGCACGGCCTGGCGCACGCCGACATCCTCAACCCCGTGCAGGGCGGGGGCAGCTACGCGGCCGACTTTCCGCTGTTCGGCGGCATGGACATCTGGAAGGCCGTGCCCGTCATCATCCAGGCCCTGAAGGACGCGCACCGCCTGCTGGCCACCAGCAGCCTGCAGCACAGCTACCCGCACTGCTGGCGCCACAAGTCGCCCGTCATCTACCGCGCCGCCTCGCAGTGGTTCGTGCGCATGGACGAGGGCGAAGGCGTGTTCACCCAGGACAAGGCGCCCGAAACCCTGCGCGCCACCGCGCTGCGCGCCATCGAGCAGACCCGGTTCTACCCCCCGTCCGGGCAGGCCCGCCTGCGCGACATGATTGCCGGCCGCCCCGACTGGGTCATCAGCCGCCAGCGCGCCTGGGGCGTGCCGATCGCGTTCTTTCTGCACAAGGAGACCGACGAGCTGCACCCGCGCACGCTCCAAATCCTGGACCAGGCCGCCGACATCATCGAGCAGGGCGGCATCGAGGCCTGGAGCCGCGTGACGGCCGAGCAGATCCTGGGCACCGACGAGGCCCAGCACTACCGCAAGTTCAACGACATCCTGGAGGTGTGGTTCGACTCCGGCTCCACCTTCGACCACGTCCTGTGCGGTACCCACCCCGCCGAGCATCACCTGAGCGGCCCCGAAGCCGACATGTACCTCGAAGGCCACGACCAGCACCGCGGGTGGTTCCACTCCTCGCTGCTGCTGGCCAGCGCCATCCGCGGCCGCGCGCCCTACCGCAGCCTGCTCACGCACGGCTTCACGGTCGACGCGCAAGGCCGCAAGATGAGCAAGAGCCTGGGCAACGGCATCGACCTGCAGGAGGCCAACAAGAAGTGGGGCGCCGAGCTGCTGCGCCTGTGGACGGCCTCCAGCGACTACTCGGGCGACATCGCTGGCGACGACAAGATCATGGCCCGCGTGATCGACGCCTACCGCCGCATCCGCAACACCCTGCGCTTTCTGCTGGCCAACACCAGCGACTTCGATCCGGCGCGCGACGCCGTGGCGCCCGCCGAGCTGCTGGAGATCGACCGCTGGCTGCTGTCACGCGCGGCCCAGTTCCAGGCCGAGGTGCTGGCGCACTACGACGTGTATGAGTTCCACCCCGTGGTCGCCAAGCTGCAACTGTTCTGCTCCGAAGACCTGGGCGGCTTCTACCTGGACGTGCTGAAGGACCGCCTGTACACCACGCAGGCCAAAAGCCTGGCGCGCCGCAGCGCGCAGACCGCGCTGTGGCAGCTCACGCAAGCCCTGCTGCGCTGGATGGCGCCCTTCCTCAGCTTCACCGCCGAGGAGGCCTGGAAGCTGGTGGGCCAAAGCGACTCGATCTTTCTGGAAGAATTCTGGACCTTCGACGCACCCGACACCGCCCTGCTCGCCAAGTGGGCGCGCATCCGCGATCTGCGCGAGGCCGTCAACAAGCAGATCGAGACCCTGCGCGAGCAGGGCGCGGTCGGCTCGTCGCTGCAGGCGCAGGCGGTGCTGACCGCGCCGCCCGAAGACCACGCGCTGCTGGCCAGCCTGGGGGCCGACCTGCGCTTCGTGTTCATCGTATCTGCTATCGAATTGAAAGCTGGTGACGCTCTATCCATTAGGGTCAACGGCTCACAAGACATCAAATGCGAGCGCTGCTGGCACTACCTGCCGGACGTCGGCCTGCATGCCGATCACCCCAGCCTGTGCGGGCGCTGCGTGAGCAACCTGTACGGCGCGGGCGAGACGCGCACCATCGCCTGACATGGCGCGCGGCAAATCCAGCGGCGCCAGTCTGGCCCTGTGGCTGGCGCTGGCCACCCTCGTGGTGGTGCTCGACCAGTTCACCAAATGGCTCATCCTGGGCCACTACCAGTTGGGCGACGCCACGCCCGTCACGGGCTTCTTCAACCTCGTGCGGGCCCACAACACCGGCGCCGCGTTCTCGTTTCTGGCCGGTGGCAGCGGCTGGCAGCGCTGGTTTTTCGTCGCCCTGGCGCTGGCTGCGTCCGGCTTCATCGTCTGGCTGCTGCGCCAGCATGCGGGGCAGCGGCTGTTTTCCTTTTCGCTGGCGATGATCCTGGGCGGCGCCGTCGGCAACGTCGTCGATCGGCTGCAGCACGGCTACGTGGTCGACTTCCTGGACTTTCACTGGCCCATCCTGAGCGGCCTGTTCTACCGCGGCCACTTTCCGGCCTTCAACCTGGCCGATGCGGCCATCACCGCTGGAGCTGTCGGCCTGATCCTGGACGAGTTGCTGCGGGTGCGGCAGGCCCGGTAAGTTCGAGGCGGGGCAGCGCTCAAACCGTTCGCGACACCGGCCCCGGCTTGTCGGCCAGGACGCGCGCCTTCATGACCGCCTCGGTGCGGTTGCGCGCGTTCAGGGCGCGAAAGATCGCCGCCAGGTGGATCTTCACCGTGCCCTCGCTGATGCCCAGGCTGCGCCCGATCACCTTGTTGGGCTGGCCCTGCGAGAGCAGGCGCAGCACGTCGACCTGGCGCTCGGTCAGCAGGTCGCCCAGCGCCTCCACCCCTGCCGCCGCCGACTGGCCGGCCGCGCCCGGCGCCAGAGCGTCGTCGCGGCCCGACATCGACAGCAGCATGGGCGGCACGTAGACGCCACCGGCCATCACCAGGCGCACGGCCGACACCATGACGGCCGGCGAATACGCCTTGGGGATATAGCCCTGCGCCCCGCAATCCAGCACGTCGCGCATCACGGCCGGATCTTCCTGGCCCGACAGCACGATGATCGGCAAGTCGGGGCACCGCTGGCGCACCTGCTGGATGTGCGACAGGCCCTCGGCGCCGGGCATGCCGAGATCGATCAGCGCCAGGTCCAGCGGCTCGTCCACCCGCTCCATCAGCTCGCGCACGTTGACCGCGGCCACGAACTCGATACCCGGCTCCAGCTCCGACAGCTTGTCCGCCACCGCATCGATGATGAGCCGGTGATCGTCTGCAATCAGGATTTTCATGGGATGTACGGGCGGGCAAGAACCTTGGGCGGTGTACCTGCTGACGTTAAACCGGAACCCCGGCGCAGACAATCGGCTGCCGCCCGGCCAAACGGACTAGACCTCGAGGGCTAGGGCCTGTGAACGCTATGAAAGGGGTCGCGAAGCTCATGACAGCCTGCCCATCAAGGCG from Burkholderiaceae bacterium includes these protein-coding regions:
- a CDS encoding amidohydrolase family protein, whose product is MAEVATTEKSGKVVIQNIGLLLSGDIDRPILDADTLVVQDGLIAAVGRQADCNLEGARHTIDARRTCVAPGLIDSHVHPVFGDWTPRQNQLGWIESTLNGGVTTMISAGEVHLPGRPKDVVGLKALAITAQRAFDNFRPGGVKVLAGAPVIEKGMVEQDFKDLADAGVKLLGEVGLGSVKAGEEAGQMVAWARKYGIQSTIHTGGPSIPGSGLIDKDVVLAADADIIGHINGGHTALPWKHVCELCEKSSRAIELVHNGNEKIAIEAARAAIELKCPHRVILGTDGPAGSGVQPLGILRMIALISSFAGIPAEVVFGFATGNTARMRQLNCGLIEVGRAADLVFMDKAQHSAGRDLLDSVQLGDIPGIGMVMIDGLVRCGRSRNTPPATEVPVVL
- a CDS encoding ATP-binding protein, whose translation is MPRLIFFCGHAGTGKTTLAKRALPLLHRRSSESFCLLDKDTLYGGYSSAVMGVLTGDANDRDSPLYLQHLRGPEYAGLLNTARENLALGVNCIVVGPLSREVRAHQLADRAWLGVADDVVVRVVWVHLQEDEARRRIQARGNPNDAWKLAHWDDYRTRLFMPEAAQYPELLLYDNTQAPDEAFEALLQRLDSR
- a CDS encoding HNH endonuclease, which gives rise to MKVLKLSAQGLPQSWISLEQAVIHYAAEEVRWEAGGSIAVFHGGYNAVTGQQSVIEVNSIIGTRGVPNINPFDLRPGLTNAKLFARDRNVCAYCGGHFHETELTREHITPLAQRGRDHWMNVVTACRACNHRKSDRTPEQARMPLLYAPYVPSLWEDFILRNRRILADQMEFLMAHLPRNSRLHA
- a CDS encoding bifunctional riboflavin kinase/FAD synthetase — encoded protein: MKIFRGLRHPGIAPGCALTIGNFDGVHRGHQAMLALLRGEAAQRGVQSCVMTFEPHPRDHFAALLNKPELAPARIVTFRDKLAELARCGIEQTIVLPFNARLAAQPPEAFIDDMLVRGLGVRYVLVGDDFRFGAKRAGDYAMLDAAGQQRGFDVARMQSYEVHGVRVSSTAVRAALAEGRMQDAAALLGRPYAISGHVVHGRHLGRKLGESAAGRADGFRTLNLRFSRRAHAWKPAASGIFVVRVHGLGASPLPGVANLGVRPSLDAHDVNGGRVLLETHCLQWPEHLGTEGAYGKIIRVELLHKLHDELRYHSLAALTEGIARDLQDARAWLAAHSARI